A DNA window from Ranitomeya imitator isolate aRanImi1 chromosome 2, aRanImi1.pri, whole genome shotgun sequence contains the following coding sequences:
- the LOC138665386 gene encoding centromere-associated protein E-like isoform X2 produces MRPLIMDKDGTHVTKRILKLTLEIICLLTGEEYTLVKKFGEYVSLKSIMDPELQSWAHERKNDQKILELTKKITELLTEEVPLRCEDIMVCFTMEEWEYVEEHMDLYKSVMMEKPETVPSHDESRYTSTSDTCESPSYSLDCTEDDFDLSQDSDEKYGDGPYNQEEVDDKKMEESDDVSQQNNEEYHTASDGSGEDETNSCDWKLDVDYISKDCKEEIGDLPEAYKEEMDDLMEACKAEMDNFTEDCKDEIDELTEDCREQMEALTEDCKDEMDELAEDSREEMDDLGEHCKAAKEDLREDRKEETEKLGEDCKEEIEDLREDCKEETENTRKDCKQEKARKRSHCKYEDDRVQQYFEEELLKDVKIEVISDGEWEEETSWWGEPGRDIFMEENLEDLRPDLLKNRMIAEPHPSTFYPHSKKVDGGVSRDYQLPVLPGERANKSSPQAMLNCHINNGTATLNVNSSNCTKTFPPCQGELMSQFNVPASQEHVQIGQLQKNINTARKTTSDIQTLQNFLSERNENRRIEEMPHTELDTLLSKFILVVKRKDGNEYEPHTLRCMVGSIDRYLKEHSYNHTIIYGNSKDFPLTKQSLNAKIKFLKKIAESNPPIRQEALTDDDINHLYKAGTLSLDNPTSLLNLVFFNNGIHFALRTKEQYALQWGDIKLKIDSRGNQYLEYSDRQTETLENRKNVRQLKPRIYATPHIPDRDPVNAYLKYQSFRPGVMMTPDSPFYLAPNVNYNPAFSEWYRSTKIGIQKIRAMMSTMKIRASLPESKKKVSYITKRRLAERLTQHTLASGAMVPTSQQNHLHSFNNKPTVMDMKQHKPGMNINNLHSTLTRPSQERLPIVSSIQPHPSTSRYGELPVHKRSFLAAQIAQQRNSNMYLNYQYLTSEEPATKRKPMYDFKKE; encoded by the exons ATGCGCCCACTGATAATGGACAAGGATGGGACTCATGTGACTAAGAGGATATTGAAGCTCACCTTGGAGATCATCTGTCTGCTGACTGGTGAG GAATATACACTTGTCAAGAAATTTGGGGAATATGTGTCACTTAAGTCCATAATGGATCCTGAACTTCAATCGTGGGCACATGAGAGGAAGAATGATCAGAAGATCCTGGAACTCACCAAGAAGATCACTGAGCTCCTGACTGAAGAG GTTCCGTTAAGATGTGAGGACATCATGGTCTGTTTCactatggaggagtgggagtatgtaGAAGAACACATGGATCTGTACAAGAGTGTCATGATGGAAAAACCTGAAACCGTCCCTTCTCATG ATGAATCAAGGTATACAAGTACGTCAGATACTTGTGAGAGTCCATCGTATTCACTTGATTGTACAGAGGACGACTTTGACCTTTCGCAGGACAGTGATGAAAAATATGGAGATGGACCATATAACCAAGAAGAAGTTGACGACAAAAAGATGGAAGAAAGTGATGATGTATCCCAACAGAATAATGAAGAGTATCACACTGCTTCCGATGGTAGTGGAGAAGATGAGACAAACTCTTGTGACTGGAAACTGGACGTTGATTATATTTCAAAGGACTGTAAGGAGGAAATTGGGGATCTCCCAGAGGCCTATAAAGAGGAAATGGATGATCTCATGGAGGCCTGTAAGGCAGAAATGGATAATTTCACAGAGGATTGTAAGGATGAAATTGATGAACTCACTGAGGACTGTAGGGAGCAAATGGAAGCCCTCACAGAGGACTGTAAGGATGAAATGGATGAACTCGCAGAGGACAGTAGGGAGGAAATGGATGATCTCGGTGAGCACTGTAAAGCGGCAAAGGAGGATCTCCGAGAGGACCGTAAAGAGGAAACTGAGAAACTTGGAGAAGACTGTAAAGAGGAAATAGAGGATCTCAGAGAGGATTGTAAGGAGGAAACTGAGAATACCAGGAAGGATTGCAAACAGGAAAAGGCAAGAAAACGAAGTCACTGTAAATATGAAGATGACCGGGTTCAGCAGTATTTTGAG GAAGAGTTGTTAAAAGATGTGAAAATTGAGGTGATATCGGATGGTGAATGGGAGGAAGAGACTTCTTGGTGGGGTGAACCAGGAAGAGATATCTTCATGGAGGAAAATCTTGAAGACCTCCGCCCGG aTTTACTGAAAAACAGAATGATTGCTGAGCCGCATCCAAGCACATTTTATCCTCACTCTAAAAAAGTAGATGGCGGTGTATCTCGGGATTATCAG CTTCCTGTTCTGCCTGGAGAACGAGCAAATAAAAGCAGTCCACAAGCTATGCTTAATTGTCACATTAATAATGGAACTGCAACACTAAATGTTAATTCAAgcaattgtacaaaaacttttccTCCTTGTCAAGGTGAGCTGATGTCCCAGTTCAACGTTCCTGCCTCTCAAGAACATGTGCAAATCGGGCAGCTGCAAAAAAATATAAACACTGCCAGGAAAACTACCTCTGATATTCAGACACTACAAAATTTTTTGAGTGAAAGGAACGAAAATAGAAGAATTGAAGAAATGCCTCACACAGAGTTGGATACACTGCTCTCAAAATTTATTCTGGTGGTGAAGCGAAAAGATGGCAATGAATATGAGCCCCACACCCTCCGCTGTATGGTAGGAAGTATTGACCGCTACTTGAAGGAACACAGCTACAACCACACAATCATTTATGGGAACAGCAAAGATTTTCCACTTACAAAACAGTCACTAaatgcaaaaatcaaatttctaaaaaaaattgcAGAGAGCAATCCACCAATCAGGCAGGAGGCTTTAACCGACGACGACATTAACCATCTCTACAAGGCTGGAACTCTGTCCTTGGATAACCCAACAAGTTTACTAAACTTGGTATTCTTTAATAATGGGATTCATTTCGCTTTACGGACAAAGGAGCAGTACGCCCTCCAGTGGGGCGACATCAAGTTAAAAATTGACTCCAGGGGGAACCAATACTTAGAGTATTCCGATCGGCAAACTGAAACTTTAGAAAATCGCAAGAATGTAAGGCAATTGAAACCCAGGATATATGCAACTCCGCATATTCCAGACCGGGACCCCGTAAATGCCTACTTAAAATATCAAAGCTTCAGGCCGGGTGTCATGATGACACCAGATTCTCCATTTTATTTGGCACCAAATGTGAACTACAATCCAGCATTTTCTGAATGGTACAGGTCGACAAAAATAGGAATACAAAAAATTCGAGCCATGATGTCAACTATGAAGATTCGGGCTTCATTGCCAGAGTCAAAAAAGAAAGTTAGCTACATAACAAAAAGAAGGCTAGCCGAAAGATTGACACAGCACACATTAGCCTCAGGGGCAATGGTGCCGACGAGTCAACAAAATCACTTGCATAGCTTTAACAACAAGCCGACTGTTATGGACATGAAGCAACATAAGCCAGGAATGAATATAAATAATTTACACTCGACCTTGACACGGCCATCACAAGAAAGGCTACCCATCGTGAGCAGCATCCAACCCCACCCTTCAACCAGCAGATATggagaattacctgttcataaaagAAGCTTCTTGGCAGCACAGATTGCCCAACAGCGTAACTCGAACATGTACCTAAACTACCAGTACTTGACTTCTGAGGAACCAGCAACAAAGCGCAAGCCTATGTATGACTTTAAAAAAGAATAA
- the LOC138665386 gene encoding centromere-associated protein E-like isoform X1, which yields MRPLIMDKDGTHVTKRILKLTLEIICLLTGEEYTLVKKFGEYVSLKSIMDPELQSWAHERKNDQKILELTKKITELLTEEVPLRCEDIMVCFTMEEWEYVEEHMDLYKSVMMEKPETVPSHVDITSVDICETLKAVPPCPSINDKEGATIEDESRYTSTSDTCESPSYSLDCTEDDFDLSQDSDEKYGDGPYNQEEVDDKKMEESDDVSQQNNEEYHTASDGSGEDETNSCDWKLDVDYISKDCKEEIGDLPEAYKEEMDDLMEACKAEMDNFTEDCKDEIDELTEDCREQMEALTEDCKDEMDELAEDSREEMDDLGEHCKAAKEDLREDRKEETEKLGEDCKEEIEDLREDCKEETENTRKDCKQEKARKRSHCKYEDDRVQQYFEEELLKDVKIEVISDGEWEEETSWWGEPGRDIFMEENLEDLRPDLLKNRMIAEPHPSTFYPHSKKVDGGVSRDYQLPVLPGERANKSSPQAMLNCHINNGTATLNVNSSNCTKTFPPCQGELMSQFNVPASQEHVQIGQLQKNINTARKTTSDIQTLQNFLSERNENRRIEEMPHTELDTLLSKFILVVKRKDGNEYEPHTLRCMVGSIDRYLKEHSYNHTIIYGNSKDFPLTKQSLNAKIKFLKKIAESNPPIRQEALTDDDINHLYKAGTLSLDNPTSLLNLVFFNNGIHFALRTKEQYALQWGDIKLKIDSRGNQYLEYSDRQTETLENRKNVRQLKPRIYATPHIPDRDPVNAYLKYQSFRPGVMMTPDSPFYLAPNVNYNPAFSEWYRSTKIGIQKIRAMMSTMKIRASLPESKKKVSYITKRRLAERLTQHTLASGAMVPTSQQNHLHSFNNKPTVMDMKQHKPGMNINNLHSTLTRPSQERLPIVSSIQPHPSTSRYGELPVHKRSFLAAQIAQQRNSNMYLNYQYLTSEEPATKRKPMYDFKKE from the exons ATGCGCCCACTGATAATGGACAAGGATGGGACTCATGTGACTAAGAGGATATTGAAGCTCACCTTGGAGATCATCTGTCTGCTGACTGGTGAG GAATATACACTTGTCAAGAAATTTGGGGAATATGTGTCACTTAAGTCCATAATGGATCCTGAACTTCAATCGTGGGCACATGAGAGGAAGAATGATCAGAAGATCCTGGAACTCACCAAGAAGATCACTGAGCTCCTGACTGAAGAG GTTCCGTTAAGATGTGAGGACATCATGGTCTGTTTCactatggaggagtgggagtatgtaGAAGAACACATGGATCTGTACAAGAGTGTCATGATGGAAAAACCTGAAACCGTCCCTTCTCATG TGGACATAACCTCTGTGGATATATGTGAAACATTGAAGGCAGTTCCTCCATGCCCAAGCATCAATGACAAGGAAGGTGCTACTATAGAGG ATGAATCAAGGTATACAAGTACGTCAGATACTTGTGAGAGTCCATCGTATTCACTTGATTGTACAGAGGACGACTTTGACCTTTCGCAGGACAGTGATGAAAAATATGGAGATGGACCATATAACCAAGAAGAAGTTGACGACAAAAAGATGGAAGAAAGTGATGATGTATCCCAACAGAATAATGAAGAGTATCACACTGCTTCCGATGGTAGTGGAGAAGATGAGACAAACTCTTGTGACTGGAAACTGGACGTTGATTATATTTCAAAGGACTGTAAGGAGGAAATTGGGGATCTCCCAGAGGCCTATAAAGAGGAAATGGATGATCTCATGGAGGCCTGTAAGGCAGAAATGGATAATTTCACAGAGGATTGTAAGGATGAAATTGATGAACTCACTGAGGACTGTAGGGAGCAAATGGAAGCCCTCACAGAGGACTGTAAGGATGAAATGGATGAACTCGCAGAGGACAGTAGGGAGGAAATGGATGATCTCGGTGAGCACTGTAAAGCGGCAAAGGAGGATCTCCGAGAGGACCGTAAAGAGGAAACTGAGAAACTTGGAGAAGACTGTAAAGAGGAAATAGAGGATCTCAGAGAGGATTGTAAGGAGGAAACTGAGAATACCAGGAAGGATTGCAAACAGGAAAAGGCAAGAAAACGAAGTCACTGTAAATATGAAGATGACCGGGTTCAGCAGTATTTTGAG GAAGAGTTGTTAAAAGATGTGAAAATTGAGGTGATATCGGATGGTGAATGGGAGGAAGAGACTTCTTGGTGGGGTGAACCAGGAAGAGATATCTTCATGGAGGAAAATCTTGAAGACCTCCGCCCGG aTTTACTGAAAAACAGAATGATTGCTGAGCCGCATCCAAGCACATTTTATCCTCACTCTAAAAAAGTAGATGGCGGTGTATCTCGGGATTATCAG CTTCCTGTTCTGCCTGGAGAACGAGCAAATAAAAGCAGTCCACAAGCTATGCTTAATTGTCACATTAATAATGGAACTGCAACACTAAATGTTAATTCAAgcaattgtacaaaaacttttccTCCTTGTCAAGGTGAGCTGATGTCCCAGTTCAACGTTCCTGCCTCTCAAGAACATGTGCAAATCGGGCAGCTGCAAAAAAATATAAACACTGCCAGGAAAACTACCTCTGATATTCAGACACTACAAAATTTTTTGAGTGAAAGGAACGAAAATAGAAGAATTGAAGAAATGCCTCACACAGAGTTGGATACACTGCTCTCAAAATTTATTCTGGTGGTGAAGCGAAAAGATGGCAATGAATATGAGCCCCACACCCTCCGCTGTATGGTAGGAAGTATTGACCGCTACTTGAAGGAACACAGCTACAACCACACAATCATTTATGGGAACAGCAAAGATTTTCCACTTACAAAACAGTCACTAaatgcaaaaatcaaatttctaaaaaaaattgcAGAGAGCAATCCACCAATCAGGCAGGAGGCTTTAACCGACGACGACATTAACCATCTCTACAAGGCTGGAACTCTGTCCTTGGATAACCCAACAAGTTTACTAAACTTGGTATTCTTTAATAATGGGATTCATTTCGCTTTACGGACAAAGGAGCAGTACGCCCTCCAGTGGGGCGACATCAAGTTAAAAATTGACTCCAGGGGGAACCAATACTTAGAGTATTCCGATCGGCAAACTGAAACTTTAGAAAATCGCAAGAATGTAAGGCAATTGAAACCCAGGATATATGCAACTCCGCATATTCCAGACCGGGACCCCGTAAATGCCTACTTAAAATATCAAAGCTTCAGGCCGGGTGTCATGATGACACCAGATTCTCCATTTTATTTGGCACCAAATGTGAACTACAATCCAGCATTTTCTGAATGGTACAGGTCGACAAAAATAGGAATACAAAAAATTCGAGCCATGATGTCAACTATGAAGATTCGGGCTTCATTGCCAGAGTCAAAAAAGAAAGTTAGCTACATAACAAAAAGAAGGCTAGCCGAAAGATTGACACAGCACACATTAGCCTCAGGGGCAATGGTGCCGACGAGTCAACAAAATCACTTGCATAGCTTTAACAACAAGCCGACTGTTATGGACATGAAGCAACATAAGCCAGGAATGAATATAAATAATTTACACTCGACCTTGACACGGCCATCACAAGAAAGGCTACCCATCGTGAGCAGCATCCAACCCCACCCTTCAACCAGCAGATATggagaattacctgttcataaaagAAGCTTCTTGGCAGCACAGATTGCCCAACAGCGTAACTCGAACATGTACCTAAACTACCAGTACTTGACTTCTGAGGAACCAGCAACAAAGCGCAAGCCTATGTATGACTTTAAAAAAGAATAA